The following proteins come from a genomic window of Girardinichthys multiradiatus isolate DD_20200921_A chromosome 8, DD_fGirMul_XY1, whole genome shotgun sequence:
- the arhgap24 gene encoding rho GTPase-activating protein 24 isoform X2, with amino-acid sequence MEVVHQAVHSLPQYGMSGLLPLHQGGDRERMTTNHETYLLMASTQNDMEDWVKTIRRVIWAPFGGGIFGQKLEETVRYERRFGNKLAPMLVEQCVDFIRQWGLQEEGLFRLPGQANLVKELQDAFDCGEKPSFDCNTDVHTVASLLKLYLRELPEPVIPFQKYEEFLASAKLLGKDDEMGMKELKRLVESLPPVNYNLLKYICRFLDEVQSYSGVNKMSVQNLATVFGPNILRPKIEDPVTIMEGTVLVQQLMAVLIGHHDVLFPRDEDKPTTLELANNNIEPLKGQVATTTSAVSALSQNAENNNTQLLRQCVWEAAESQSHRQQEDNTGSPPSSSPRNVIAGQFEMTRSPPLMVKKNPAFSKGSGIVTNGSFSSSPPSDFDKTQNLTGGGSFPMRRSGAFKGPGTKMGTSGVTSGGSPAANGTGALRLGISGSDVITGSPNSRNGLWVQNGCVPLRENSKTRDSSNNGDQMTNQNRLSTYDNVQLNHQNLQNHITSMCLNTSCEDKQSVDSATWSTSSCEISLPDNSTSCRSSTTTCPEQDFYSRQYEDLDGPGQEGEPLQSGGGRGGKNSSREGGGDGAGGSSRGTSSSDTSEGFTGPGNGPGSHSALHSLVASLKQEMHKQKTEYEARIKSLEQHNLELETEMVGLHEELDQERKKYTMVEIKLRNAERAKEDAERRNQMLQKEMEQFFSTFSDLTATGNSAPSEPRRPDRNNAIWIQ; translated from the exons ATGGAGGTGGTTCATCAGGCAGTTCATAGTTTACCACAGTATGGAATGTCTGGTTTGCTACCTTTACATCAAG GAGGAGACAGAGAGCGGATGACAACCAACCATGAGACCTACCTACTTATGGCCAGCACCCAGAATGACATGGAGGATTGGGTGAAGACAATCCGGAGGGTCATCTGGGCCCCTTTTGGTGGAG GGATCTTCGGGCAGAAGCTGGAGGAGACAGTGCGGTACGAGCGCAGGTTCGGGAACAAGCTTGCTCCGATGCTGGTTGAGCAATGTGTGGACTTCATTCGCCAGTGGGGCCTTCAAGAAGAGGGTCTGTTCAGACTGCCAGGACAGGCCAATCTGGTCAAAGAGCTGCAGGATGCCTTCGACTGTGGGGAAAAGCCCTCATTTGATTG CAACACGGACGTGCATACGGTGGCTTCTCTACTGAAGCTTTACCTCAGAGAACTACCCGAGCCCGTCATCCCCTTCCAGAAATATGAAGAGTTCCTGGCCAGCGCCAAACTCCTTGGCAAAGATGATGAAATG GGTATGAAGGAACTGAAAAGGCTTGTGGAAAGTCTACCTCCCGTAAACTATAACCTCCTCAAGTACATCTGCAG aTTTCTTGATGAAGTTCAGTCATATTCAGGAGTGAATAAAATGAGTGTCCAGAACTTGGCAACTGTTTTTGGGCCAAATATCTTAAGGCCAAAGATTGAGGACCCGGTGACAATCATGGAAG GAACTGTTCTGGTCCAGCAGCTCATGGCTGTTTTGATCGGCCACCACGATGTGCTGTTCCCTAGAGACGAAGACAAGCCGACAACACTCGAACTCGCTAACAACAACATTGAACCGCTGAAGGGACAAGTCGCCACTACTACCTCAGCTGTCAGCGCCCTGTCTCAGAAtgcagaaaacaacaacacGCAGCTGCTGCGGCAGTGTGTTTGGGAGGCGGCCGAGTCTCAGTCGCATCGCCAACAAGAGGACAACACCGGCTCCCCGCCATCATCGAGCCCGAGGAATGTTATTGCAGGACAATTTGAAATGACGCGCAGTCCACCCCTGATGGTGAAGAAGAACCCAGCTTTCAGTAAAGGAAGTGGAATTGTTACTAATGGGTCCTTCAGCTCTTCACCCCCGTCAGATTTCGATAAGACCCAGAACCTGACTGGAGGTGGGAGTTTCCCCATGCGTCGAAGTGGGGCGTTTAAAGGCCCAGGCACCAAAATGGGCACAAGCGGGGTGACGAGTGGTGGCAGTCCTGCAGCGAATGGGACAGGTGCTCTTCGCCTGGGGATTTCCGGTTCTGATGTGATCACAGGAAGTCCAAACAGCCGCAACGGTCtttgggtacaaaatggctgcGTTCCACTACGAGAGAACAGCAAGACACGTGACAGCTCTAATAATGGGGATCAAATGACCAATCAGAACCGCCTGTCCACTTACGACAATGTCCAGTTAAACCatcagaacctgcagaaccacatCACCAGTATGTGTCTGAACACCAGCTGTGAGGATAAGCAGAGCGTGGACAGCGCCACCTGGTCCACCTCCTCCTGTGAAATCTCCCTTCCTGACAACTCCACCTCCTGCCGCTCCTCCACCACCACCTGCCCAGAACAGGACTTCTACAGCAGACAGTACGAAGACCTGGATGGACCAGGACAGGAGGGTGAGCCTCTGCAGTCAGGAGGAGGACGAGGTGGCAAGAACAGCAGCAGAGAAGGGGGTGGAGATGGAGCAGGAGGGAGCAGTCGTGGCACCAGTAGTAGTGATACTAGTGAAGGTTTCACTGGACCTGGGAATGGACCTGGCAGCCACAGCGCTCTGCACAGTCTGGTGGCCAGTCTCAAACAGGAGATGCACAAACAGAAGACAGAGTATGAGGCCAGGATAAAAAG CTTGGAGCAGCACAACCTTGAGCTGGAGACGGAGATGGTGGGCCTCCACGAAGAACTGGACCAAGAGAGGAAGAAGTACACCATGGTGGAAATCAAGCTGCGCAATGCTGAGCGTGCAAAGGAAGACGCTGAACGCCGAAACCAGATGCTGCAGAAAGAGATGGAGCAGTTTTTCTCCACATTCAGTGACCTTACGGCCACTGGCAACAGTGCACCCAGTGAACCCCGCCGACCGGACCGAAACAATGCCATCTGGATACAGTGA
- the arhgap24 gene encoding rho GTPase-activating protein 24 isoform X5, producing the protein MTTNHETYLLMASTQNDMEDWVKTIRRVIWAPFGGGIFGQKLEETVRYERRFGNKLAPMLVEQCVDFIRQWGLQEEGLFRLPGQANLVKELQDAFDCGEKPSFDCNTDVHTVASLLKLYLRELPEPVIPFQKYEEFLASAKLLGKDDEMGMKELKRLVESLPPVNYNLLKYICRFLDEVQSYSGVNKMSVQNLATVFGPNILRPKIEDPVTIMEGTVLVQQLMAVLIGHHDVLFPRDEDKPTTLELANNNIEPLKGQVATTTSAVSALSQNAENNNTQLLRQCVWEAAESQSHRQQEDNTGSPPSSSPRNVIAGQFEMTRSPPLMVKKNPAFSKGSGIVTNGSFSSSPPSDFDKTQNLTGGGSFPMRRSGAFKGPGTKMGTSGVTSGGSPAANGTGALRLGISGSDVITGSPNSRNGLWVQNGCVPLRENSKTRDSSNNGDQMTNQNRLSTYDNVQLNHQNLQNHITSMCLNTSCEDKQSVDSATWSTSSCEISLPDNSTSCRSSTTTCPEQDFYSRQYEDLDGPGQEGEPLQSGGGRGGKNSSREGGGDGAGGSSRGTSSSDTSEGFTGPGNGPGSHSALHSLVASLKQEMHKQKTEYEARIKSLEQHNLELETEMVGLHEELDQERKKYTMVEIKLRNAERAKEDAERRNQMLQKEMEQFFSTFSDLTATGNSAPSEPRRPDRNNAIWIQ; encoded by the exons ATGACAACCAACCATGAGACCTACCTACTTATGGCCAGCACCCAGAATGACATGGAGGATTGGGTGAAGACAATCCGGAGGGTCATCTGGGCCCCTTTTGGTGGAG GGATCTTCGGGCAGAAGCTGGAGGAGACAGTGCGGTACGAGCGCAGGTTCGGGAACAAGCTTGCTCCGATGCTGGTTGAGCAATGTGTGGACTTCATTCGCCAGTGGGGCCTTCAAGAAGAGGGTCTGTTCAGACTGCCAGGACAGGCCAATCTGGTCAAAGAGCTGCAGGATGCCTTCGACTGTGGGGAAAAGCCCTCATTTGATTG CAACACGGACGTGCATACGGTGGCTTCTCTACTGAAGCTTTACCTCAGAGAACTACCCGAGCCCGTCATCCCCTTCCAGAAATATGAAGAGTTCCTGGCCAGCGCCAAACTCCTTGGCAAAGATGATGAAATG GGTATGAAGGAACTGAAAAGGCTTGTGGAAAGTCTACCTCCCGTAAACTATAACCTCCTCAAGTACATCTGCAG aTTTCTTGATGAAGTTCAGTCATATTCAGGAGTGAATAAAATGAGTGTCCAGAACTTGGCAACTGTTTTTGGGCCAAATATCTTAAGGCCAAAGATTGAGGACCCGGTGACAATCATGGAAG GAACTGTTCTGGTCCAGCAGCTCATGGCTGTTTTGATCGGCCACCACGATGTGCTGTTCCCTAGAGACGAAGACAAGCCGACAACACTCGAACTCGCTAACAACAACATTGAACCGCTGAAGGGACAAGTCGCCACTACTACCTCAGCTGTCAGCGCCCTGTCTCAGAAtgcagaaaacaacaacacGCAGCTGCTGCGGCAGTGTGTTTGGGAGGCGGCCGAGTCTCAGTCGCATCGCCAACAAGAGGACAACACCGGCTCCCCGCCATCATCGAGCCCGAGGAATGTTATTGCAGGACAATTTGAAATGACGCGCAGTCCACCCCTGATGGTGAAGAAGAACCCAGCTTTCAGTAAAGGAAGTGGAATTGTTACTAATGGGTCCTTCAGCTCTTCACCCCCGTCAGATTTCGATAAGACCCAGAACCTGACTGGAGGTGGGAGTTTCCCCATGCGTCGAAGTGGGGCGTTTAAAGGCCCAGGCACCAAAATGGGCACAAGCGGGGTGACGAGTGGTGGCAGTCCTGCAGCGAATGGGACAGGTGCTCTTCGCCTGGGGATTTCCGGTTCTGATGTGATCACAGGAAGTCCAAACAGCCGCAACGGTCtttgggtacaaaatggctgcGTTCCACTACGAGAGAACAGCAAGACACGTGACAGCTCTAATAATGGGGATCAAATGACCAATCAGAACCGCCTGTCCACTTACGACAATGTCCAGTTAAACCatcagaacctgcagaaccacatCACCAGTATGTGTCTGAACACCAGCTGTGAGGATAAGCAGAGCGTGGACAGCGCCACCTGGTCCACCTCCTCCTGTGAAATCTCCCTTCCTGACAACTCCACCTCCTGCCGCTCCTCCACCACCACCTGCCCAGAACAGGACTTCTACAGCAGACAGTACGAAGACCTGGATGGACCAGGACAGGAGGGTGAGCCTCTGCAGTCAGGAGGAGGACGAGGTGGCAAGAACAGCAGCAGAGAAGGGGGTGGAGATGGAGCAGGAGGGAGCAGTCGTGGCACCAGTAGTAGTGATACTAGTGAAGGTTTCACTGGACCTGGGAATGGACCTGGCAGCCACAGCGCTCTGCACAGTCTGGTGGCCAGTCTCAAACAGGAGATGCACAAACAGAAGACAGAGTATGAGGCCAGGATAAAAAG CTTGGAGCAGCACAACCTTGAGCTGGAGACGGAGATGGTGGGCCTCCACGAAGAACTGGACCAAGAGAGGAAGAAGTACACCATGGTGGAAATCAAGCTGCGCAATGCTGAGCGTGCAAAGGAAGACGCTGAACGCCGAAACCAGATGCTGCAGAAAGAGATGGAGCAGTTTTTCTCCACATTCAGTGACCTTACGGCCACTGGCAACAGTGCACCCAGTGAACCCCGCCGACCGGACCGAAACAATGCCATCTGGATACAGTGA
- the arhgap24 gene encoding rho GTPase-activating protein 24 isoform X3 yields the protein MLPMDLNSNPGGDRERMTTNHETYLLMASTQNDMEDWVKTIRRVIWAPFGGGIFGQKLEETVRYERRFGNKLAPMLVEQCVDFIRQWGLQEEGLFRLPGQANLVKELQDAFDCGEKPSFDCNTDVHTVASLLKLYLRELPEPVIPFQKYEEFLASAKLLGKDDEMGMKELKRLVESLPPVNYNLLKYICRFLDEVQSYSGVNKMSVQNLATVFGPNILRPKIEDPVTIMEGTVLVQQLMAVLIGHHDVLFPRDEDKPTTLELANNNIEPLKGQVATTTSAVSALSQNAENNNTQLLRQCVWEAAESQSHRQQEDNTGSPPSSSPRNVIAGQFEMTRSPPLMVKKNPAFSKGSGIVTNGSFSSSPPSDFDKTQNLTGGGSFPMRRSGAFKGPGTKMGTSGVTSGGSPAANGTGALRLGISGSDVITGSPNSRNGLWVQNGCVPLRENSKTRDSSNNGDQMTNQNRLSTYDNVQLNHQNLQNHITSMCLNTSCEDKQSVDSATWSTSSCEISLPDNSTSCRSSTTTCPEQDFYSRQYEDLDGPGQEGEPLQSGGGRGGKNSSREGGGDGAGGSSRGTSSSDTSEGFTGPGNGPGSHSALHSLVASLKQEMHKQKTEYEARIKSLEQHNLELETEMVGLHEELDQERKKYTMVEIKLRNAERAKEDAERRNQMLQKEMEQFFSTFSDLTATGNSAPSEPRRPDRNNAIWIQ from the exons GAGGAGACAGAGAGCGGATGACAACCAACCATGAGACCTACCTACTTATGGCCAGCACCCAGAATGACATGGAGGATTGGGTGAAGACAATCCGGAGGGTCATCTGGGCCCCTTTTGGTGGAG GGATCTTCGGGCAGAAGCTGGAGGAGACAGTGCGGTACGAGCGCAGGTTCGGGAACAAGCTTGCTCCGATGCTGGTTGAGCAATGTGTGGACTTCATTCGCCAGTGGGGCCTTCAAGAAGAGGGTCTGTTCAGACTGCCAGGACAGGCCAATCTGGTCAAAGAGCTGCAGGATGCCTTCGACTGTGGGGAAAAGCCCTCATTTGATTG CAACACGGACGTGCATACGGTGGCTTCTCTACTGAAGCTTTACCTCAGAGAACTACCCGAGCCCGTCATCCCCTTCCAGAAATATGAAGAGTTCCTGGCCAGCGCCAAACTCCTTGGCAAAGATGATGAAATG GGTATGAAGGAACTGAAAAGGCTTGTGGAAAGTCTACCTCCCGTAAACTATAACCTCCTCAAGTACATCTGCAG aTTTCTTGATGAAGTTCAGTCATATTCAGGAGTGAATAAAATGAGTGTCCAGAACTTGGCAACTGTTTTTGGGCCAAATATCTTAAGGCCAAAGATTGAGGACCCGGTGACAATCATGGAAG GAACTGTTCTGGTCCAGCAGCTCATGGCTGTTTTGATCGGCCACCACGATGTGCTGTTCCCTAGAGACGAAGACAAGCCGACAACACTCGAACTCGCTAACAACAACATTGAACCGCTGAAGGGACAAGTCGCCACTACTACCTCAGCTGTCAGCGCCCTGTCTCAGAAtgcagaaaacaacaacacGCAGCTGCTGCGGCAGTGTGTTTGGGAGGCGGCCGAGTCTCAGTCGCATCGCCAACAAGAGGACAACACCGGCTCCCCGCCATCATCGAGCCCGAGGAATGTTATTGCAGGACAATTTGAAATGACGCGCAGTCCACCCCTGATGGTGAAGAAGAACCCAGCTTTCAGTAAAGGAAGTGGAATTGTTACTAATGGGTCCTTCAGCTCTTCACCCCCGTCAGATTTCGATAAGACCCAGAACCTGACTGGAGGTGGGAGTTTCCCCATGCGTCGAAGTGGGGCGTTTAAAGGCCCAGGCACCAAAATGGGCACAAGCGGGGTGACGAGTGGTGGCAGTCCTGCAGCGAATGGGACAGGTGCTCTTCGCCTGGGGATTTCCGGTTCTGATGTGATCACAGGAAGTCCAAACAGCCGCAACGGTCtttgggtacaaaatggctgcGTTCCACTACGAGAGAACAGCAAGACACGTGACAGCTCTAATAATGGGGATCAAATGACCAATCAGAACCGCCTGTCCACTTACGACAATGTCCAGTTAAACCatcagaacctgcagaaccacatCACCAGTATGTGTCTGAACACCAGCTGTGAGGATAAGCAGAGCGTGGACAGCGCCACCTGGTCCACCTCCTCCTGTGAAATCTCCCTTCCTGACAACTCCACCTCCTGCCGCTCCTCCACCACCACCTGCCCAGAACAGGACTTCTACAGCAGACAGTACGAAGACCTGGATGGACCAGGACAGGAGGGTGAGCCTCTGCAGTCAGGAGGAGGACGAGGTGGCAAGAACAGCAGCAGAGAAGGGGGTGGAGATGGAGCAGGAGGGAGCAGTCGTGGCACCAGTAGTAGTGATACTAGTGAAGGTTTCACTGGACCTGGGAATGGACCTGGCAGCCACAGCGCTCTGCACAGTCTGGTGGCCAGTCTCAAACAGGAGATGCACAAACAGAAGACAGAGTATGAGGCCAGGATAAAAAG CTTGGAGCAGCACAACCTTGAGCTGGAGACGGAGATGGTGGGCCTCCACGAAGAACTGGACCAAGAGAGGAAGAAGTACACCATGGTGGAAATCAAGCTGCGCAATGCTGAGCGTGCAAAGGAAGACGCTGAACGCCGAAACCAGATGCTGCAGAAAGAGATGGAGCAGTTTTTCTCCACATTCAGTGACCTTACGGCCACTGGCAACAGTGCACCCAGTGAACCCCGCCGACCGGACCGAAACAATGCCATCTGGATACAGTGA
- the arhgap24 gene encoding rho GTPase-activating protein 24 isoform X4, giving the protein MDLRKSGGGDRERMTTNHETYLLMASTQNDMEDWVKTIRRVIWAPFGGGIFGQKLEETVRYERRFGNKLAPMLVEQCVDFIRQWGLQEEGLFRLPGQANLVKELQDAFDCGEKPSFDCNTDVHTVASLLKLYLRELPEPVIPFQKYEEFLASAKLLGKDDEMGMKELKRLVESLPPVNYNLLKYICRFLDEVQSYSGVNKMSVQNLATVFGPNILRPKIEDPVTIMEGTVLVQQLMAVLIGHHDVLFPRDEDKPTTLELANNNIEPLKGQVATTTSAVSALSQNAENNNTQLLRQCVWEAAESQSHRQQEDNTGSPPSSSPRNVIAGQFEMTRSPPLMVKKNPAFSKGSGIVTNGSFSSSPPSDFDKTQNLTGGGSFPMRRSGAFKGPGTKMGTSGVTSGGSPAANGTGALRLGISGSDVITGSPNSRNGLWVQNGCVPLRENSKTRDSSNNGDQMTNQNRLSTYDNVQLNHQNLQNHITSMCLNTSCEDKQSVDSATWSTSSCEISLPDNSTSCRSSTTTCPEQDFYSRQYEDLDGPGQEGEPLQSGGGRGGKNSSREGGGDGAGGSSRGTSSSDTSEGFTGPGNGPGSHSALHSLVASLKQEMHKQKTEYEARIKSLEQHNLELETEMVGLHEELDQERKKYTMVEIKLRNAERAKEDAERRNQMLQKEMEQFFSTFSDLTATGNSAPSEPRRPDRNNAIWIQ; this is encoded by the exons aTGGATTTGAGGAAGTCAGGAG GAGGAGACAGAGAGCGGATGACAACCAACCATGAGACCTACCTACTTATGGCCAGCACCCAGAATGACATGGAGGATTGGGTGAAGACAATCCGGAGGGTCATCTGGGCCCCTTTTGGTGGAG GGATCTTCGGGCAGAAGCTGGAGGAGACAGTGCGGTACGAGCGCAGGTTCGGGAACAAGCTTGCTCCGATGCTGGTTGAGCAATGTGTGGACTTCATTCGCCAGTGGGGCCTTCAAGAAGAGGGTCTGTTCAGACTGCCAGGACAGGCCAATCTGGTCAAAGAGCTGCAGGATGCCTTCGACTGTGGGGAAAAGCCCTCATTTGATTG CAACACGGACGTGCATACGGTGGCTTCTCTACTGAAGCTTTACCTCAGAGAACTACCCGAGCCCGTCATCCCCTTCCAGAAATATGAAGAGTTCCTGGCCAGCGCCAAACTCCTTGGCAAAGATGATGAAATG GGTATGAAGGAACTGAAAAGGCTTGTGGAAAGTCTACCTCCCGTAAACTATAACCTCCTCAAGTACATCTGCAG aTTTCTTGATGAAGTTCAGTCATATTCAGGAGTGAATAAAATGAGTGTCCAGAACTTGGCAACTGTTTTTGGGCCAAATATCTTAAGGCCAAAGATTGAGGACCCGGTGACAATCATGGAAG GAACTGTTCTGGTCCAGCAGCTCATGGCTGTTTTGATCGGCCACCACGATGTGCTGTTCCCTAGAGACGAAGACAAGCCGACAACACTCGAACTCGCTAACAACAACATTGAACCGCTGAAGGGACAAGTCGCCACTACTACCTCAGCTGTCAGCGCCCTGTCTCAGAAtgcagaaaacaacaacacGCAGCTGCTGCGGCAGTGTGTTTGGGAGGCGGCCGAGTCTCAGTCGCATCGCCAACAAGAGGACAACACCGGCTCCCCGCCATCATCGAGCCCGAGGAATGTTATTGCAGGACAATTTGAAATGACGCGCAGTCCACCCCTGATGGTGAAGAAGAACCCAGCTTTCAGTAAAGGAAGTGGAATTGTTACTAATGGGTCCTTCAGCTCTTCACCCCCGTCAGATTTCGATAAGACCCAGAACCTGACTGGAGGTGGGAGTTTCCCCATGCGTCGAAGTGGGGCGTTTAAAGGCCCAGGCACCAAAATGGGCACAAGCGGGGTGACGAGTGGTGGCAGTCCTGCAGCGAATGGGACAGGTGCTCTTCGCCTGGGGATTTCCGGTTCTGATGTGATCACAGGAAGTCCAAACAGCCGCAACGGTCtttgggtacaaaatggctgcGTTCCACTACGAGAGAACAGCAAGACACGTGACAGCTCTAATAATGGGGATCAAATGACCAATCAGAACCGCCTGTCCACTTACGACAATGTCCAGTTAAACCatcagaacctgcagaaccacatCACCAGTATGTGTCTGAACACCAGCTGTGAGGATAAGCAGAGCGTGGACAGCGCCACCTGGTCCACCTCCTCCTGTGAAATCTCCCTTCCTGACAACTCCACCTCCTGCCGCTCCTCCACCACCACCTGCCCAGAACAGGACTTCTACAGCAGACAGTACGAAGACCTGGATGGACCAGGACAGGAGGGTGAGCCTCTGCAGTCAGGAGGAGGACGAGGTGGCAAGAACAGCAGCAGAGAAGGGGGTGGAGATGGAGCAGGAGGGAGCAGTCGTGGCACCAGTAGTAGTGATACTAGTGAAGGTTTCACTGGACCTGGGAATGGACCTGGCAGCCACAGCGCTCTGCACAGTCTGGTGGCCAGTCTCAAACAGGAGATGCACAAACAGAAGACAGAGTATGAGGCCAGGATAAAAAG CTTGGAGCAGCACAACCTTGAGCTGGAGACGGAGATGGTGGGCCTCCACGAAGAACTGGACCAAGAGAGGAAGAAGTACACCATGGTGGAAATCAAGCTGCGCAATGCTGAGCGTGCAAAGGAAGACGCTGAACGCCGAAACCAGATGCTGCAGAAAGAGATGGAGCAGTTTTTCTCCACATTCAGTGACCTTACGGCCACTGGCAACAGTGCACCCAGTGAACCCCGCCGACCGGACCGAAACAATGCCATCTGGATACAGTGA